A genomic stretch from Dissulfurispira thermophila includes:
- the lysA gene encoding diaminopimelate decarboxylase, giving the protein MHLFEYKNRELYAEDVPVRKIVREFGTPIYIYSYNTLLNHFKAYESAFGNFPHIICFALKANSNAAIIKLFAKNGGGADVVSGGELFRALKAGIPAKKIVYAGVGKTEEEIIYALKNKILMFNVESEDELREIDRIAAKTKTIAPIALRINPDIDPETHPYISTGLKKHKFGIPIENALEYYKLANNLKHIEIVGIHKHIGSQLTKVSPFVDALKRILILVDELTRQGIRISYLDIGGGLGITYKDEVPPNPSQLAKNILPLLKDRKLTIVLEPGRSIVGNAGILVTKTLYLKEGQEKTFVIVDAGMNDLMRPTLYGAYHHIQPVVKNKRDKIIADIVGPICESGDFLAKDREIQKVKNGEYLAVMSAGAYGFAMSSNYNSRPKAAEVMVKGKKYELIRKRETFNDIIRGEIIPGFI; this is encoded by the coding sequence ATGCACCTCTTTGAGTATAAAAACAGAGAATTATATGCAGAGGATGTGCCTGTTAGAAAAATTGTCAGAGAATTTGGGACTCCTATTTATATTTACAGCTATAACACCCTTTTAAATCACTTTAAGGCATACGAAAGCGCCTTTGGCAACTTCCCACACATTATTTGCTTTGCATTAAAGGCAAACTCAAATGCAGCCATAATAAAGCTCTTTGCAAAAAATGGTGGTGGCGCTGATGTTGTATCAGGAGGAGAGCTCTTCAGGGCATTAAAGGCAGGCATACCTGCTAAAAAAATAGTCTATGCTGGAGTTGGAAAGACAGAGGAAGAGATAATATATGCATTAAAGAATAAGATATTGATGTTTAATGTTGAATCAGAAGATGAATTAAGGGAAATTGATAGGATTGCAGCAAAAACAAAAACAATCGCACCAATTGCCCTGAGAATAAATCCTGATATAGACCCTGAGACACATCCTTATATATCCACGGGATTAAAAAAACACAAATTCGGGATTCCTATTGAGAATGCATTAGAATACTATAAACTTGCTAATAATCTTAAACACATTGAGATTGTCGGCATCCATAAGCATATAGGTTCTCAACTCACAAAGGTCTCGCCATTTGTAGATGCATTGAAAAGGATATTGATACTCGTTGATGAACTGACAAGGCAAGGCATTCGTATCAGCTATCTCGATATAGGTGGAGGGCTCGGAATCACATACAAGGATGAGGTGCCGCCAAATCCATCTCAACTTGCAAAAAATATATTGCCATTGCTCAAAGACAGGAAATTAACTATTGTCCTTGAACCAGGAAGGTCCATTGTGGGAAATGCGGGGATACTCGTCACAAAGACACTTTATTTAAAGGAAGGACAAGAAAAGACATTTGTTATAGTTGATGCGGGTATGAATGATTTGATGAGACCAACCCTTTATGGTGCATACCATCATATCCAGCCCGTTGTCAAAAATAAGCGAGATAAGATAATTGCTGATATTGTAGGACCAATATGTGAATCAGGCGATTTCCTGGCAAAGGACAGAGAGATACAGAAGGTCAAAAATGGTGAATATCTTGCTGTGATGAGTGCTGGTGCCTATGGTTTTGCAATGTCATCAAACTACAACAGCAGACCAAAAGCAGCAGAGGTCATGGTAAAAGGCAAAAAATATGAGTTGATAAGGAAAAGAGAGACATTTAATGATATTATTAGAGGAGAGATTATACCGGGGTTTATATGA